The following are encoded together in the Acanthochromis polyacanthus isolate Apoly-LR-REF ecotype Palm Island chromosome 14, KAUST_Apoly_ChrSc, whole genome shotgun sequence genome:
- the mettl8 gene encoding mRNA N(3)-methylcytidine methyltransferase METTL8: MHKLQSFSVAKLVTDFIRLSVRLKSSGGRPSAPLGSRILTNPDDVFKHNMWDHVEWTEEDEENARKKAQENSSEQHPLKEQGKFDTEAGQYWDRFYEMHQDKFFKDRRWLFLEFPELLPSGAEDPDSNTCQSHQQATIPLQSASSMNTETRHNQHIDHHNRNTNTFHFQEFCQEAAQETTTADTQTSTFPGQHASFRLLEVGCGVGNSVFPIVNKLKETDSFLYCCDFSPRAIQLVKDHPDYDDSVCHAFVHDICEEMASFPFPAESLDIILAVFVLSSIHPERVQGVVNRLSTYLKHGGIFLFRDYGRYDFSQLRFKKGRCLSENFYTRGDGTCVYFFTKEEIHDLFSKAGLEEIQNLEDKRLQVNRGKKVVMRRVWIQSKYRKSYPHASS; this comes from the exons ATGCATAAACTGCAGAGCTTCTCAGTGGCCAAACTGGTTACAGATTTCATCAGACTGTCCGTGAGATTAAAGAGCTCTGGAGGAAGACCTTCAGCTCCCCTGGGTTCACGGATTCTGACCAATCCTGATGACGTCTTTAAACACAACATGTG GGATCATGTTGAGTGGACAGAGGAGGACGAAGAAAACGCACGGAAGAAGGCACAAGAAAactccagtgaacagcatcctTTAAAGGAACAAG GTAAATTCGACACGGAAGCTGGTCAGTACTGGGACAGGTTTTATGAGATGCACCAGGATAAGTTCTTCAAAGATCGCAGGTGGCTGTTTTTAGAATTCCCAGAACTGCTTCCTTCAGGTGCAGAAGATCCAGACTCAAACACGTGTCAGAGTCATCAGCAAGCAACAATCCCATTACAGAGCGCATCGAGTATGAACACAGAGACCAGACACAATCAACACATCGATCACCACAACAGAAATACGAACACTTTTCACTTTCAGGAGTTCTGTCAAGAAGCAGCACAAGAAACAACTACAGCTGACACACAGACTTCTACTTTTCCTGGACAGCATGCATCATTCAGGCTCTTGgag GTTGGATGTGGAGTTGGTAACAGTGTGTTTCCCATTGTTAATAAACTCAA AGAAACTGACTCATTTTTGTACTGCTGTGACTTCTCTCCTCGCGCCATTCAGCTGGTGAAG GACCACCCAGACTACGATGACTCTGTGTGTCACGCCTTTGTCCATGACATTTGCGAGGAGATGGCCTCCTTTCCCTTTCCGGCTGAGAGCCTGGACATTATTCTGGCAGTCTTTGTGCTCTCCTCCATTCATCCAGAGCG AGTGCAGGGAGTTGTGAACCGACTATCCACGTACCTGAAACACGGAGGGATATTCCTCTTCCGTGATTATGGGAGATACGACTTCTCACAACTTAGGTTTAAGAAGG GACGGTGCTTATCAGAGAATTTCTACACTCGTGGAGATGGAACCTGTGTATATTTCTTCACAAAAG AAGAGATTCatgatttattttccaaagctgGACTGGAAGAAATTCAGAATCTGGAGGACAAACGACTACAAGTGAACCGAGGAAAGAAAGTTGTAATGCGACGAGTTTGGATTCAGAGCAAGTACAGAAAATCATATCCACATGCCTCATCTTAA